From Echinicola soli, a single genomic window includes:
- a CDS encoding AAA family ATPase gives MHQEKIQDAIKEVRKVVVGQDRMVNRLLIGLFTNGHILLEGVPGLAKTLTVNTLAKVLHLDFNRIQFTPDLLPADLIGTMIYNQQNGDFEVKKGPIFSNLILADEVNRSPAKVQSALLEAMQEKQVTIGETTFQLDRPFLVLATQNPVDQEGTYPLPEAQVDRFMMKVHIDYPGKADELEVMRRMANMSFSSDVHPILSKEDVFEIRDKINQVQISEPLENYIIELVFATRFPEQYGLKEEAKYIQFGVSPRASINLNLASRAVAFMDGRDYVLPEDIKDVAEDVLNHRIILNYEAEADNVNTRDLIQIILDKIPINKSVTLK, from the coding sequence ATGCATCAGGAAAAGATTCAGGACGCGATCAAGGAGGTCAGAAAAGTGGTAGTGGGACAGGACCGGATGGTCAATCGGCTATTGATCGGGCTTTTTACCAATGGGCATATTTTATTGGAAGGTGTGCCGGGATTGGCCAAAACCTTGACAGTCAATACGCTCGCCAAAGTCCTTCACTTAGACTTTAACCGTATCCAGTTTACCCCCGATTTATTGCCTGCTGACCTGATCGGCACGATGATCTATAATCAGCAGAATGGAGACTTTGAGGTGAAGAAAGGCCCTATCTTTTCCAATCTTATTTTGGCCGATGAGGTGAACCGTTCACCAGCCAAGGTTCAGTCAGCACTGTTGGAGGCCATGCAGGAAAAGCAGGTGACCATTGGTGAGACGACCTTTCAGCTGGACAGGCCGTTTTTAGTACTGGCCACTCAAAACCCGGTGGATCAGGAAGGAACATACCCTTTGCCAGAGGCGCAGGTGGATCGATTTATGATGAAAGTGCACATTGATTATCCTGGCAAAGCCGATGAGCTGGAAGTGATGCGACGGATGGCCAACATGAGTTTTAGCTCAGATGTGCATCCGATCCTTTCTAAAGAAGATGTCTTTGAAATCAGGGATAAGATCAACCAAGTGCAGATATCCGAGCCGTTGGAAAACTATATCATCGAACTGGTCTTTGCTACGCGTTTCCCAGAACAATATGGGCTGAAGGAAGAGGCAAAGTACATCCAGTTTGGGGTGTCGCCGCGGGCAAGTATCAATCTCAACCTTGCTTCCAGGGCAGTGGCATTTATGGATGGCAGGGATTATGTGCTGCCAGAGGACATCAAGGATGTGGCCGAAGATGTGCTCAATCACCGGATTATTTTAAATTATGAAGCCGAAGCGGACAATGTCAACACAAGGGATTTGATCCAGATTATTTTGGATAAGATACCAATTAACAAATCCGTAACATTGAAATAA
- a CDS encoding TonB-dependent receptor, whose amino-acid sequence MKKIFVAFTLLVFAALPQLAFAQQGTIRGNIIDEGLGEPLIGVSVLVKETQTGAVTDLDGAFEIKLAPGTYSLVASFISFNKVEISEVEVKAGEVTVLSDIKMGEATEELESVVVSAKAIRTTEAALMTVKRNAANVIDGISASTFRKIGDSDAASAIKRVTGVSIEGGKYVYIRGLGDRYTKTVLNGVDIPGLDPDRNSIQMDIFPTNVVDNIIVSKSFTSNLPADFTGGIVDIETKDFPEEKTFKVSASGGYNPSMHFNSNYLRVNGSSTDFLGFDNGYRDIPTGGSTDIPQYAQVVGNPDGPRGQEYQSILRGFNPTMGGYRDRSLMDMSLGLSFGNQVAVGNDNKLGYNLALTYSNETSFFQDAQYNLFGKPSNAGEYELTPLETQIGDYGVNNVLLGGMAGVAYKTGLSKFKLNFLRLQNGESKVGQFAFESTNVGTVYGADQYNIEYSERSLTNILLSGEHKMGSTNDWELNWKLSPTRSVINDPDVRVLRFRDTNNSISTEVGLPERIWRNLEEDNLVGKVDVIKNYTFRDNPAKFGFGTSYTYKQRDFLIQSFQFQMGDNNNTDPFSGDPNEVFTEDRLFSSDHVNGIRYDPLFLPNNPNEYNASINNLGVYVNTEINPLENLKAIVGVRMEKYEQYYTGINQLRTIEYNNEKVLDDTDFFPTLNLIYDLGEIQNLRFSYSRTIARPSFKEMSFAEILDPITGRTFIGGLFEEKTNGGTEVLWDGNLQSTRIHNLDARWEMFPKRGEIFSASLFYKKFANPIEMVQFLSDPGSFQPRNVGDGQVAGVELEVRKSLDIITPAAENFFFNANLTFTKSTIQMSESELRSREISAREGEEVSSTRDMAGQAPYIINTGLAYENWESGWEAGVYYNVQGSTLSYIGFANRTDTYTVPFHSLNLNINKSFGPDERFQTGLKVTNLLNDKKEEVFRSYNAADQIFTSLSPGTEVSIKLGYSF is encoded by the coding sequence ATGAAAAAGATCTTTGTAGCCTTTACCTTATTGGTATTTGCTGCGCTTCCCCAACTCGCTTTTGCCCAGCAAGGGACAATTCGAGGAAACATTATTGACGAAGGTTTAGGAGAACCTTTGATCGGGGTTTCTGTTTTGGTCAAAGAAACACAAACCGGTGCTGTTACGGACCTGGATGGAGCTTTTGAAATAAAGCTTGCACCCGGAACTTATTCGCTTGTAGCGTCTTTCATTTCTTTTAATAAAGTAGAAATCAGTGAGGTAGAAGTAAAAGCCGGAGAAGTCACTGTACTGAGTGACATCAAGATGGGAGAAGCCACTGAAGAATTGGAGTCCGTAGTCGTGTCAGCCAAAGCCATCAGGACCACTGAGGCTGCCTTGATGACCGTAAAACGTAACGCTGCCAATGTCATTGATGGGATTTCTGCCTCTACATTCCGCAAGATTGGAGACAGTGATGCTGCGTCTGCCATCAAAAGGGTGACAGGGGTATCCATCGAAGGAGGAAAGTATGTTTATATCCGTGGATTGGGAGATCGATATACCAAAACCGTATTGAACGGAGTGGATATCCCAGGACTTGATCCGGACAGAAACTCCATCCAAATGGACATTTTCCCGACCAATGTAGTCGATAATATTATCGTCTCCAAGTCATTTACCAGTAACCTGCCGGCGGATTTTACAGGGGGCATTGTGGATATCGAAACGAAAGATTTCCCAGAAGAAAAAACATTCAAAGTAAGCGCAAGTGGAGGCTACAATCCTTCCATGCACTTTAACAGTAACTACCTTCGTGTGAACGGTAGTAGCACCGACTTTTTAGGCTTTGACAATGGTTACCGGGATATTCCAACAGGTGGTAGTACAGATATTCCTCAGTACGCCCAAGTGGTAGGTAATCCTGATGGTCCAAGAGGACAAGAGTACCAAAGCATCCTTAGAGGATTTAACCCGACCATGGGAGGTTATCGTGACCGTAGCTTAATGGACATGAGTCTAGGACTGTCTTTTGGTAATCAAGTGGCTGTGGGGAATGACAATAAGCTGGGTTATAACCTGGCATTGACCTACAGCAATGAAACTTCTTTTTTCCAAGATGCTCAGTATAACCTATTTGGTAAACCAAGCAATGCGGGAGAGTATGAATTGACTCCACTAGAAACCCAAATCGGTGATTACGGTGTGAATAATGTTCTGCTGGGTGGAATGGCCGGAGTGGCTTATAAAACAGGCCTGTCCAAATTCAAATTAAATTTCCTTCGCCTCCAAAACGGTGAATCCAAAGTGGGGCAGTTTGCTTTTGAAAGCACAAACGTTGGAACCGTTTATGGTGCAGACCAGTACAATATAGAATACAGTGAGCGTTCGTTAACCAATATTCTGTTAAGTGGTGAGCATAAAATGGGATCTACCAATGATTGGGAACTGAACTGGAAACTGTCTCCAACAAGATCGGTAATCAATGACCCGGATGTGAGGGTTTTACGATTTAGGGATACCAATAATTCTATTTCTACAGAGGTGGGGCTTCCTGAACGTATTTGGAGAAATCTGGAAGAGGATAATCTAGTGGGTAAAGTGGATGTAATAAAAAATTACACCTTCAGGGATAATCCAGCCAAATTTGGTTTTGGGACAAGCTATACCTACAAGCAAAGGGATTTTCTGATCCAGAGCTTCCAGTTCCAAATGGGAGATAACAATAATACGGATCCTTTTTCAGGTGATCCAAATGAGGTGTTTACCGAAGATAGACTATTCTCTTCTGATCATGTAAACGGTATCCGTTATGATCCGTTGTTCTTGCCAAACAACCCCAATGAGTACAATGCCAGCATCAACAACCTTGGGGTGTATGTAAATACTGAAATTAACCCTTTGGAAAATCTTAAGGCCATTGTCGGGGTGAGAATGGAAAAATATGAGCAGTATTACACTGGAATCAACCAGTTAAGGACAATTGAGTATAACAATGAGAAAGTACTGGATGATACGGACTTCTTCCCTACCCTTAATTTGATCTATGATCTGGGAGAAATCCAGAACCTGCGTTTTTCTTACTCCAGAACCATTGCAAGGCCTTCTTTTAAGGAAATGTCTTTTGCTGAGATCCTTGACCCCATTACTGGCAGGACGTTTATCGGTGGACTTTTTGAGGAAAAAACCAATGGCGGTACAGAAGTACTTTGGGATGGTAATCTCCAATCTACGCGAATTCATAATTTGGATGCCCGATGGGAAATGTTCCCGAAGCGTGGAGAGATCTTCTCTGCCAGCCTTTTCTATAAGAAGTTTGCCAATCCAATCGAAATGGTGCAGTTCCTCTCTGACCCGGGATCTTTCCAGCCAAGAAACGTTGGGGATGGCCAAGTGGCAGGGGTAGAACTCGAAGTGAGAAAATCACTGGATATCATCACTCCGGCAGCAGAGAACTTCTTCTTCAATGCCAACTTGACCTTTACCAAATCCACTATCCAGATGTCTGAGTCTGAGTTAAGGTCCAGGGAGATCTCTGCCAGAGAAGGTGAAGAAGTGTCTTCCACAAGGGATATGGCCGGACAGGCTCCATATATTATCAATACTGGTTTGGCCTATGAAAACTGGGAATCCGGATGGGAAGCTGGTGTGTATTATAATGTTCAGGGTAGTACCTTGTCTTATATTGGTTTTGCTAACCGAACAGATACTTATACGGTGCCTTTCCACAGCCTGAACCTTAACATCAACAAGTCTTTTGGTCCTGATGAGCGGTTCCAAACAGGCCTGAAGGTAACGAACTTGCTGAATGATAAAAAAGAAGAAGTGTTCCGCTCTTACAATGCTGCTGACCAAATTTTCACCAGCCTTTCACCAGGCACGGAGGTCAGCATCAAGCTAGGGTACTCCTTCTAA
- a CDS encoding TonB family protein gives MLKYPKDCRRKGIEGNVHLSLKINAEGKLTRIDVMNPEDVDLSLQHEAVSVMSLYPWGFKPALDRSGSPVESPLNQPINFRFP, from the coding sequence ATTCTTAAATATCCAAAGGACTGTCGCCGAAAAGGAATCGAAGGAAATGTCCACTTGAGCCTAAAGATTAATGCTGAAGGAAAGTTGACACGGATTGATGTGATGAATCCTGAAGATGTGGATTTGAGCTTGCAGCATGAGGCAGTTAGCGTAATGTCGCTGTACCCTTGGGGTTTTAAACCTGCTTTGGACAGATCAGGAAGTCCAGTGGAAAGCCCATTAAACCAGCCCATTAATTTTAGGTTTCCATAA